Proteins encoded together in one Paracidovorax wautersii window:
- a CDS encoding DUF3325 domain-containing protein, whose protein sequence is MPDTLLLAAAVAANIAAMGWLALSMDVHWEQARGTDPLPRRTVVQLRWLGGLGLFTSLLLCLAVDHASMASLVWFMTLAGAALGIAFTLSWRPRVLRPLVAWVGAGRAPAA, encoded by the coding sequence GTGCCTGACACCTTGCTGCTCGCTGCCGCCGTGGCGGCCAACATCGCCGCCATGGGCTGGCTGGCGCTGTCGATGGACGTGCACTGGGAACAGGCGCGCGGCACCGATCCATTGCCGCGGCGCACGGTTGTGCAACTGCGCTGGCTGGGCGGTCTGGGACTGTTCACCTCACTGCTGCTGTGCCTGGCGGTCGACCACGCTTCGATGGCGTCGCTGGTGTGGTTCATGACGCTGGCGGGCGCCGCGCTTGGCATCGCCTTCACGCTGTCGTGGCGTCCGCGCGTGCTGCGCCCGCTGGTGGCCTGGGTGGGGGCGGGTCGGGCCCCGGCCGCCTGA